cactttaaccatttttaactgtacagttcagtggcattaagcacattgaCATTTGTGAATCcctaccatccatctccagaacttttcatcttcccaaactaaaaCCTTGTCTCCTTAAAGGCTAactccccatcccctctccctccagccacTGGGAGTACCATTTcgctgtctctatgaatctgactccTCTTTgcacctcatataagtggaatcacacagtatttggatttttgtgtatggcttatttcacttggcatagtgtcttcaagattcatccatgttgtagcagcaatggacacttgggttgcttccacactTGTAGTtatggtgaataatgctgctatgaacatagatGTATAAGCATCCATTTGAGTCTTTGCTTTAAATTTCTGGGGgcatatacccaaaagtggaatgttggatcatatgataattctaggtttcattttttgaggaaatgccttACTATCTTCCATAACAtctacaccattttatatttctaaccAGCAAAGTTTCCCGTTTATCCATATACTTGCcaaaactttttttccatttgttttgtttgtttttataatagtcatcctaataagtgtgaagtggtatctcattggggttgATTTGCACTTTCCTAATGAATAATGATACTGAAtagtttttcatgtgcttattggccatttgtatattgtctttagaaaaatgtctatttaaaccttttcccatttttttaaacatttatttattattgagagacagagaaacacagagagtgagcagggaaggggcagagagagggggagacacagaatccgaagcaggctccaggctctgagctgtcagcacagaacccgatgcggggctctaactcacaaactgtgagatcatgaccggagctgaagtctgatgcttaactgactgggccacccagacgcccaatcctttcccatttttaattgcattgtttGGTTCTGTCATTGTTGATGACgtggagttctttatatatcttagatactaatcccttatcagatacatggtttgcaaacatttttgtcattccatgagttgccttttcattctgttgatagtGTCATTTgatgtgcagaagtttttaaaaaattttttctatatacaaattttatatttattgcatgTAACCAAACCCATAATTTAACCACTGGCAACCACATTTACATATGGGGACACACATGTACATGATTTCAGTAAAAGAGTAGAACAGAACAATGCTTCATGGGGTGATTTCACACTGTGTCTAAAGTGTCTAACCCTGAATCAGGTCTTCCACAATCCCTTTCTGAGTTAGAGTTGATCTAAGAGACATTACCATAAGGTTTGGAAGTTTCAGGTGGAGCAGGAGACCACAGTGACCCCAGATCTACCAGTGGGCACAAGGCAGCAGCTCCCACTAGCTTTCCCTTGTGGTACCTTTGGGGCATACAGACCACTCAGAAAgctccaaaatttttaaattttgatgaaggaCAATTTATCTGGATTTTCTCTTGTTGTCTGTGACTTTGATGCCATAATTAAGAAATCGTTGCAAAATCCAATGTCCTAAGGTTTcccttctatgttttcttccaaaatattctATAGCTATAGCTCTTAGGTTtgagtctttgatccattttaagttaatttttgtatatggtggaAGGTAGGGGCCCAACATTTGGGGTCagtttttttgcatgtggattctggtttcccaacaccatttgttgaaaagatagTCCTTTACCCCACTGAACTGTCTTGCCACCCtcatcaaaaatcatttgaccatatatgcaagggtttatttctgggccctctattctattccattaatttCTATGTCTGtatttatgctagtaccatactattttgattactgtgctttgtagtaagttttaggACCATGAAGTGTGAGACCTCTGAGTGTGTTCCTATGTTTCAAGAGTAACTTGGCTACTTAGAGTCTTTGAAATCCGTATGAACTTTATggtagatttttctatttctgcataaAATGTTGCTGAAATTTGCATAGGGATTTTATGGCATAGTGAATCTGTCACTTGCTTTAGGTagtactgacatcttaacaatattaagtcttccaatctgtgaatacagaagtttttcttatttatctgtgtcttcttcagtttctttcaacaatgttttgtagttttcagtatacaaattTTTTGCCcgttggttaagtttattcctaagcattATATTGTATccttttttgatgctattgtaagtgggattattttcttgatttcctttgcAGATGgttcattgttggtgtgtagaTACACACTGATTTATGTgtgctgattttatatcctttgtaCAACTTTGTATagctttgctgaatttattagcTCTAGTGTGTTtagctttactgaatttattagcgcgcgcgcgtgtgtgtgtgtgtgtgtgtgtgtgtgtgtgtgtgacatctttggggttttctacatataagatcataccatctgtgaacagagaccattttactttttcctttccattttggatgtcttttatttacttttcctgcctaattgctctggctaagaCTTCTCATATTATGTTGAAAAGAAGTGATAAGATCAGGCAttcttgttttattcctgatcttagaagaaaagcttttagtctttcaccattaagtatggtgTCAGCtatatttgttggttttttttcttttatttttttttaatgtctgaccTTTATTGTATTGAGGTAGTTTCCTTCCATCCTTAGTTTCTTGGGTATTTATAGCACAAAAGGCTGTTAAATTTCATCAAGTGATTTCTCTTCAACAATTGAAATAATCATGTGTTTCTCCCCCTTCACTCTATTGATGTGCTATAtacattgactgatttttcttGTGTTGGACTattcttgcattccaggaatcaatctcacttggtcatgatgtacaATCCTGTCACTATGTTGgggtttgttagtattttgttgaggatttttgcattagtattcataaaagatattggtctgtaattttattttcttatagtgtctTTGCCTGGCTTTGATACCAGGACAATACTGGCCACACAGAACGAGGTTGGAAGTGTTCGTCCtctttctggaagagtttgagtAGTAGTGGtgctaattcttctttaaaagtttggaccactgaagccatctggtcccaagcttttctttcttgggagattttggaTTACCAATTCAATCTTcttattaagtttttttcttccaatattttgttAAAACTCAAGTTAATTAATGTATAGTatagtatttgtttcaggagcagaattgagtgattcatcacttatatataacacccagtgctcatcacaagtgtcctccttaatgccgtcacccatttagcccacgtCCCaaatcccctccagcaaccctcagtttgttctttatatttaagaatctcttatgggctgcctccctctctgttttatcttactttatttttcttccccttaccctatgttcatcagttttgtttcttaaattccacatataagtgaaatctttctctgactgacttatttcacttagcataatacattctaggtccatccatgtctttgcaaatgccaagatttctttcttttgatagcTGATTAGTATTCCATCTTATATATATATCCCCTCCAtaccttctttatctattcaccagtaaatggacattttggctctttccataatttggctattattgatagtgctactataaacattggggtacatgcgccccttcaaatcagtattttagaagaacaaatattgtcaaaatgtctacactatccaaagcaatctacacgttcaatgcaatccctatcaaagtaacagcagcatttttcacagagctagaacaaataattctaaaatttgtatggaacaagaagagaccctgaatagccaaagtaatgttgaaaaagaaaagcatgaatggccaaagtaatgttgaaaaagaaaagcaaagtggaatgtatcataattctggacttcaagctgtattgcaaagctgtaatcatcaggacagtatggtactggcacacacacacaaaaaaaaaaacaccacatagatcagtagaacagaatagagaacccagaaatggggtccagaaatggacccacaactatatggtcaactaatcttcaacaaagcatgaaagaaaatccaatggaaaagagacagcttcttcaacaaatagtgctggggaaactggacagcgacatgcagaagaatgaaactataccaccttcttacaccatatacaaaaattcaaaatggatgaaagacctaatgtaagaaaataaaccatcaaaaccatagaggaaaaaacaggcagcagcctctttgacctcagctgaagcaacttcttactagacatgtctctggaagcaagggaaacaaaaggaaaaatgaactactgggacttcatcaagatagaaaacttctgcacagcaaaggaaacaatcaacaaaactaaaaggcaaccaatggaatggtagaagatatttgcaaatgacatatcagatgaaggactagtatccaaaatctataaagaacttatcaaactcaacactcaaaataagtaatccagtgaaggaatgggcagaagacatgaacagacatttctccaaagacacatAAAccgctaacagacacatgaaaagtgtTTAACATCACTTAtcgttagggaaatacaaatcaaaaccacaatgagatatcacttcacacctgtcagaatgactaaaattagcaacacaggaaacaaaagatgttggtgagagtacagagaaaagggaaccctcttacactgttgacaggaatgcaaactggtgcagccactctggaaaacagtgtggaggctcctcagaaaCTTAGagatagagctaccctatgaccgggcaattgcactactagatatttgcCCAGAGGATGcaatctccttttaaaaaaagaaaatgtggggggtgcctgggtggctcagtcagttgatgtccaactcttgatttcagctcaggtcacgatctcacggtttgtgagttcaaaccccacattgggctatgtgctgacagcatgaagcctgcttgggatcttttctccctctatctctctgcccctccccctgctctctctcaaaaataaataataaaaataaaataaaaaataaaaaataaatttttaatgtttatttttgagagagagagagagggagagagagagagagagagagagagagagagagagaagaacccaagtgggggaggggcagagagaaagatggaaacaagaatctgaagcagcctcctggctccgagctgtcagcacagagcttgacatggggcttaaacccatgaaccgcaggatcatgatctgagccgaggtcagacgcttaagggactgagtcacccagaagcccctaaaaatttttttttaatttatttaaatccaagttagttaacatataatgtagtattggtttcaggagtaaaatttagtgattcatcacttacatataaacatccactgctcatcccaacaagtgtcctccttaatgctcccgcccattagcccatcccccccaacaactctcctccagcaaccctcagtttgttctctgtatttaaaactcTCTTATGGCTTggtgccctctctctttttgtcttatttttccttccctcctcctaatttcttaaattccacatatgagtgaaatcatatgatatttgtcattctctgactgacctatttcacttagcataacaccctctagttccatccacgttgttacaatggcaagatttcattctttttgatcactgagtaatattccatcatgtatatgtatatacacatacacacacatacgcacatacatacatacatacatgcacacataccacatctttatccatttatcagctgatggacatttgggctctttccataatttgactattgtttatagtgctgctataaacattggggtatgtgtgcccctttgaatcagcatttttttatgtcttaacATAAAACAATTGAAGCAGTTTAGCTAACAAAACCTTAAGAGATTTTTATTGGACAATGAATCTTTCATTCCATAGAGGGGGAGGGGGTCAAATCAGTGCTTGAGCTGAAGCCATATCTTTCTGTATCAGAGagaaatattcacaaatattctGAGTCCCAGGTTGTAACAGTCTTCCAAGTTTGCAAATTCCAACTCTCTCCCAGCCAACACTGTGATTACTTCCATGCATGTGGCaagagaatggaaggaaacttAGGAAGGGAGAGGCTGTGGATCAACTTTCGCCTGTGTTTTTGGTTATCCAAAACATGCCATGACCAGATGCATGGGTACTCCATTGCAAACTCCAAAATtattaaattctgtattttatccaTTAGGACATTCCCCcactaaatgtatttttctaccTGTGCTGTCGCTAATAGTTGCCATAACAGCACCAGGTCTGGTATCTGTTTGTTCAACTgagaaattctaatttaattttcatggAAGGAAGTACCAAAAGCAAATTGGATGTGTGATTATTCAAAGCCATTCAGCTTAAGATGATGTCAGCTCCTTAGCACCATTTGAAAATTTCTGGCCCCTGAAAAGGCACCACTCATTTCACTTCAGTTGTAAATCTCCATATGAGTATTAGCACTACtacccaataaaaaaaaaaaaaaaagaaatgtattaccTTCATAGGGGCTTTAGAATGACTAAATGAAACGAAGAGAAGAAACACAGTACGGTGTATGGCACAAGATAAACTCATAATGAATAGCTCTCACTTCTGTTGTAAGCAGTGTTACTACTCCTATGCATTCCACAGGCATATATATGGTGATGGAGATATGCCTTAGCTTCCTTTTGGCTTAGACATTAATGATTCAATTGATtggcatttttctctttgaaagccTTATACTATTCCTCATCCCCTTAATGCATGGTCTGAATTTTTTCCCTTGTGACTTGTGCAACTTTTATCTAGGTCATGCCATCTTGTTTCTCCAGAAGACAGAATAGGAGTGAAGTGGGGGGGGCATGATTCATTCACATGCTCCCTGACTTTGGTCCCTGGAAGTCAATTAACTGCCTGGttctctggaaaaagcaaaagtcTTGAGGTGGTCCCAAAGTCCTTGATCTGGCATGACCCAAGTCATTCACCATAACTGGATATTTCACTTtcactttctcttgctctctcgtCTTTtcacatactgttttttttttttcctgatactcTTTCTCCTCATATTTGCCTGAAAAACATCATCTTATCCTTTGAGGTGAAGGATCATCTCTTTTAGGAAACCTTCCCTGATCCCCCCTTCCAGACTCTGTTGGGTGTTCCTACTCTGCCCTATCCTTGCCCTTGTGTGCATATTTCGTTCTATTATATTTAGTGGCCAGTGTCATCTCCCACATGCAGCTATAAACTCCACACTATAGGAATCTTGTGTCTCCTCACCACTCCCTGGCTAGCACCTATATCAAGTTCAGAAtatgaactcaataaatatttgtggaaagcTAACTGGATTTTGAATCAGGACAAATCCAATCTGGTAGGGCTAGACTGATCTTGACACATCCTTACTTGTCCCAGTAATTGAGAACATAGTAACAGGGCCATCTTGAGATTTCCTTCGAAACTTCTACAACTCAAACTCCAAAGTGGCTGTTTTCCCAAACTGTGCAATTCTATGCTTGTGCCCAAGACCCTAGATGTTGAGATCCTACTTCCTGGAAGTTTCCAGGTGTCCTTGTGGTCAGGAAGATGAAATGATCTTTCTGTTGACAAGCTTCCTCAGGGCCCCCTTCAGATCTCTGTTCCTCAAGCTATAGATaaaggggttcagcatgggggtGACTGTAGTGTACATCACAGCAGAGGCTTTCTCCTTCACAGCTGTGCGgacagaggagggacacagataGACCCCGATGGTGGTCCCATAAAGGAGAGCAACCACAGAGAGGTGGGAGCTGCAGGTGGAAAAGGCTTTCTTCCTGCCCCCTGCAGAAGGGACTTTCATGATGGCCACAATGATGTGAGCATAGGAGGCCAGGATGCAGATAAAAGGTGTGGCTATCACCAGCCCAGCCACAATGAGCACAAAGATCTTGTTCACAGACGTGTCAGTGCAAGAAAGCCTGAGAAGGGGAGTGAGGTCACAGAAGTAGTGAGGTAGCTCATTGTTCCCACAGAAAACCAGACGAGCCATCAGGAGAATATGAGTGAGGGATATAAAGTAGGAAAACACCCATGGGCTACCAGCCAGCAGGCCACAGAGGCGTGGGCTCATGATGGCGGTATAGTGTAAGGGGTGACATATAGCCACAAACCTGTCATAAGCCATCACGGCAATCAGGACACTGTCAACGAtgccaaagaaatggaaaaagtacaTCTGGGTCAGGCAGCAGGCATAGGAGATTGACTTGCTCCTGATTTGGATGTTCACCAGCATCTTGGGGACTGTGTTGGTGGCCAGACCAAAATCAACCAAAGACAGGTTAGCTaagaagaagtacatgggggtgtggaggtgggagtcTGAGCTGATTGCCAGGATGATTGAAAGGTTTCCCATGGCCATGACCACATACATGCAGAGGAACAGAGCGAAGAGGAGGGTCTCCTGCTCTGGAGTTTCTGAAAGCCCCAGGAGGATGAATTCGAATGCACTGGTTTGGTTCCTTGGTTCCATGGGTATCATTCCTCTGAAAGTATTGAAAGGGGGAAGTTACATGAATGCCATGGAGATGAGTCCAGAAGTTTAGATGAGCTTATAACCAATTGCTTATCTGTGTTATTTACAATACTAGCTTATACATATTTTGCACCTTGAACAATTGATACATTgcaacaacacaggtttgaagaCTCAGTTCAAAGGACCTTGACTGGGGTATTGCCACTTCAGATACATATTGGGAGAGGACAGCACGCATGGGTTTTTGCTGAAAGAATTACTCAAGAATATGTGTCAGGCTAAAATAAATCGAATCCACAGAGTAAGTGATGTCCAAGAAGCAATGGTTTACTAAGAAATTGGTATATGTGTaggaaaaatttaaacaaaacactGAGTCTATAAAGTAATAATTGTAAAATGTGCATAATCAAggtgaattaaaatattaagcaACAATAACAGAGAATACAATAGAGGTAATTAGAATGAAAAATTACAATGTCCTTGTATTGCTTTGCAGGAGAATAGAAATATCGAGTATTTTGGACCTTCTTTGTCAAACACATATGATAAAAGATTTTATGAAACcactaaaataaagaacatagaGTATGTAACTTCTAACTTGGTATGAAGTTAACTTCTAACTTGGTATGATGGATACATCGGAAATAAAGAGATTTTCATCATACCACCTGGAACAGGAAAggtgttttgaagtttatttatattgtctCACAAGAGTAGATActtaaactttaataaattttgttaaaatgtcagtagtcTAAAATTGATCATTGTGATCTTACTTACACCATGGAAATCACCAAATGCTATCAGAGTGTGACAGTTGGCCCATTATAAAGTCGGAAGGAACTCAttccacaagactgccctcattCTGACACTAACTGCATGTTTAGGGGCTCCCTAACAACCCACATTTTCATAATTCACTAGAAAGACACACAGCTGTTATATTCATGGTTACAATTATTATCCTCCCAGTTAGAGTTTATTACAGCTGCCAATCGTATtctaataactttgtatggtgacagatggtaactgtaTTATTGTGgtaagcactgaataatgtatagaattgttgaatcactatgttgtacacttgaaatcaACGTACCATGGCATGTCAACTATCCTTCAATTAAAAAGTAGTTTGTTACAGCTAAAGGGTGCAGATTAAAATCAACCAATAAAAGCAGCACACAGGGCAGAGCCCAGTAAAATACCAAATATTGAGCCTCCGTTGTCAACTATCACCAGAGTCAAGATGGCATCGTCTTTAATACACACAGAATATTGCCAATCAGGGAAGCTCTCCTTAACTTCAGTGTTTGGAATTTTTACGGAGACTCCATCACGTGGGAACAAATGACTGTCCTCGTCCCTCATATCAGTCTCTAAGCTCCAGTCCTCTGAAGATTGGCTGATACCATGTGACCCAAATCCCCTCCTGAAATCGTGTTATTACTACCTATTGTGGCCATTTCCTCCCTAAGACTATCTGGTAGGGCCAATCCCCACCTCAAATCACAACAAATGTGACTCAAGATCTCCAGACAAACTAAGACTCTCTTACAAGGCATGACATTCAAAGGGCTTAGAGAATACATCCCAGAAATTTTTTGAGCAGGGATAAATTCTTTATCACACAGGCAAACACTGCTGTCCTTGGCTAAGGCTGTCTTACAGCAAAATGATGATATGCCTAACATTTCTTGCCATCAGTATGGATAGggataaatttgaagaaataactaaTCCACCCTATAAAGCCATTACATCCATTGTTGTATTTTTGTCGCTTTATCTACCTCTATTTATACATTATGATAAGCTTGTGAATTATTTAGCATAGAAAGTAATTGATGATTACTAAAATCGGCTCTTCCTCAGACCATTTTCCATTAGTATTCATAATGAGGGGGATTTTAACTCAATTTCCCAATATGTGAAGCCATCAATATCAGTATTATATTCTTACTAACAGTGTTAATGTTATAATATATTGCAGGATATTAGAAGATACAAACTGAAAAACACAAGTCAAAGACACTGGGAACATTACCAGAGTTGCACTCAGTCACTAACAATGAGTCCAGTCCGTTCTCATATCATATGACCAAAATGTCATCCAGAGCAATGCCATTCAGACTGGCAGCCTTCCATCTGACTTGGTCAGGTTCCAAAAGGAGTGGTGGCCTCAGCATCTTCTATAACTGAGCTAAGAAACAATATCATCCTTTGCTCAGAGCCTGCGTCAAGGCACCAGTAGAATATTGGGTTTCCCTAACTGCCTAGTCTATGTATTCCTCTACCCTCAATAACTGttcctccttttttcccatttatcaCTTCCTTTCACCTAACCTTGCACACCTTTGTTCTGTGAGTCTGCTGGTCCACATGGTGGGCAGAAATATTCGACCTAGTGCTACCCCCTCAGTCTGCCCCCACTTGTATGGAATGAAGTTTTACGGGTATAGAGCTAGTGGCTGTCTCGACTACCCCAATTTTCCTAGATGGGGTGAAGGCAAAAATCTAAGTTGTCAGGCTCTTGGGAATTCTGACATAAAGATTTAGAAGTAGAGTTAGAGTTCCTTGATGAGGGATTCTCCTCATACCCAGCATGCACAGAGTAGCACCAGTCCTGGGACCATTGCATcaagcaggaaaaataaagttgatgtAAGGAAGATGCATAGCCACAACACTATCCTGCCCCGAACTTACTGACCCAGATCCCCTAGATAAGTGCAGGGGTTTATCTGGTGAAGGTATTCCTGGGCACCTTCAGGTTCAGTGTGGTATCACACTTGTAAAGGTATGTAAGCCAACACATCATGACTTTATATCTCTCCTGTTTTAGACAACACTGTTTCAAATGTTCACTGCAATGCTCCACCAAACTACTACTCTGAGGATGAAAGTGTGCTCCTTGATCGGATGTGACTAAGTGGTCCACAGTGATACAGTGTCTTCTGATTCAGCCCTTTCATAGTATCTTGAGCATTTTTATCTGCCACTGGGTATGAAAAGCCCAGTGCAGAGTAAGTGTCCTATCAACAGCCAT
This DNA window, taken from Panthera tigris isolate Pti1 chromosome A2, P.tigris_Pti1_mat1.1, whole genome shotgun sequence, encodes the following:
- the LOC102968009 gene encoding olfactory receptor 24-like; translation: MIPMEPRNQTSAFEFILLGLSETPEQETLLFALFLCMYVVMAMGNLSIILAISSDSHLHTPMYFFLANLSLVDFGLATNTVPKMLVNIQIRSKSISYACCLTQMYFFHFFGIVDSVLIAVMAYDRFVAICHPLHYTAIMSPRLCGLLAGSPWVFSYFISLTHILLMARLVFCGNNELPHYFCDLTPLLRLSCTDTSVNKIFVLIVAGLVIATPFICILASYAHIIVAIMKVPSAGGRKKAFSTCSSHLSVVALLYGTTIGVYLCPSSVRTAVKEKASAVMYTTVTPMLNPFIYSLRNRDLKGALRKLVNRKIISSS